The Vicinamibacteria bacterium genome segment TCTTCAGGCCTTCGCGCGCGCGTTGCCACTCCTCGTCGCTCTCGGGGGCCCGGTCTTCGGGCCAATAGCCCTCGGGGAACGGGGGCGATTGATGGTCGGCACTCCGACTGAAGCTCACGATGTCGGCCTGGGCGATCCGGATGTGCTCGAGGAGCTCCCAGATCGTGTACGGCGAGCC includes the following:
- a CDS encoding DinB family protein; this encodes GSPYTIWELLEHIRIAQADIVSFSRSADHQSPPFPEGYWPEDRAPESDEEWQRAREGLKNDLEAMKRLVADPEQDLLAPIPHGDGQTLLREAVLLADHNAYHLGQIVLMLKMLKLW